GGGCCCCACATTACTCAGCACTGACCCCCAAGACACTGAACAGCGGCTGCTGGGAACAAGCCAAAGTCTGTTTGGCTGAGTCCTGTGAAGGTACTGATGAGGAACAAGAAGATAGAAACAGGGAGAAAGTTCacatgaggaaggaaaagaactgtgagccagggaggaggagagaatcCTTTCTTCTGAACCTGTTGGTGTCACCCCTCCACCTGAATTAAGCATACAtaatgccttccctgccacaGCCAGTTTAGCTGGAAGGCGAGGCAAATGTAGTAAACCAGAGCACACGGCAGTAAGCAGCAGGGGACTGAGGAACTTCCTGGCCTTTCATTCCTCAAGTAAGACTTTTCTTTGGTCTTTGTTCTGACTTCACCCCTGTAAGGACAGGAGGGGAGACGGTAAATGATTTTCGCAAGAGGCAACAGCCCTGTAATGCCAGGGAGTCCTTTAGGCTCTCTGCCCCCGCTAGGCTGGAGCGAATGAGGGCATGTGTCAGGCTGTGGGAAGAGCTGGACCTAGGACCATGCAACCCTGTGCTTCGGTGTAAACTGGAGCCAAAGGTGGTTTTGTGATGGGCTGGAATGACCTGCGGGTTGACCTGCTGGGCAAGTCCTGCCTAAGGCTATGCAAGTTCCACTGTCAGGTGGTGAGGAGATTTCTTCTCCTGccagaaggcaggcagggaaacTTAACCTTAGGAGGAGGGCGCTGATAGCTGGAGATGTGGCATGTGCTGCAGGTGTTGTACCAAGCACCTCTCTTTGTGGAGACACACAAGCCTCCCTCAGCGCACGCACTGACACTCGGGCTGCCTTCTACCTACCGGCCCCCTAGAACTTGACACCCCGTAACCCAGCTCCTCTGCCGGGGTCACACACCAGTGACCATTTCCCCAAGCCTGCCGAGGGCTGAGGAAGCCCCGCTCGCTCTTGTCCCTTAGAAGAAAGACGCAAGACAGGAGTTTCAGTGAACTACATACACCCAAGCATTTATTAACTCCAGATTAGCACGATAGGCACAATGCTGCATCCATGGGATATCTCCCCACACTCTAAGCTTATTCCTTATGCCTCTTcatcagctccctcagctgctcaaTCTGGGCAGTCACACTGCTCTTGGCAGTACCACCCATGGCTGTGTACTGCTCCACGCTGTTCACCATGTTGAAGACCTGGGAGACATCGCTGCCAAacagggggctggggaggcaaAGAGAAGAGGTGTCAGTGGAGGGCGCTGGGTGCCCTTTGCTGGCTTTACATGCTCACTGCCTGCAGAGAGGGCGAGGGAGAGGAGATGGAGCCTTTTCCAAGGGGAAACGCCTCCCGCAGCCCTGCTTCTGCGCTTCTAgttcctggcaggagctgcttgTGCAGAGCAGTCGGCTCTAAGGGGAGAGCGAGGGAGTCTGGAGCCAGACTCTGCTGGAGGGCTGGTGGCTCCAGGTCAGGGCATGAGtttctcccagtccctcccctTAGCTGCTGCCCATGCTCTGCTGGAGCTGAGTGGTAGTGATGTTGTCCCCCTTCAGTTATTTCaggcccagcagcagcattgaTATTGAGGGCAGGAGGATTCTGGGGAGCTGTCTGGCCCAGGAGTTTTGGGGAACGGCACCCTAAGAAGGGAGGCTGATAGCTGCCGGTTGAGTGGAGTCCGGGCAAAATAGCAGTGATACAAACCTGATGGTCTTGAGGTCATCCTGGCTGAGATTGTTGAGGGTGACGCCTTTAGACTCAGCGAGGCGGACGGCCTTCCCAGAGGCATTGTGGGCTTGCCTGAATGGCATCTGCAGTgagaagcagaggctgcagtCAGTGACCAGGCAAGTGGGGTGCAGcctcaaaggaagaaaaatggatgTGCTGTCTTGTTTGGGTTGCTTGTTTTCACTTAGGGTAAGGCCATGCGAATCCAGGTTTTCTGGGGTGTGAGGAGGGGAGGCATTAGGAGGTAAAACTCCACCTGCAAATTACTACCAAGTCCACCTGGCAGCAGTTCCACTACTTGGGATACATGTAAAGAATGGGTTTCCAGCTTTCGTGTTTGTTGACCCAGACTCATCATCACCTGGGGACAGAACAGAAGGCCTCATCTCAGGCCCTCGCTGAGCAGTATTCTGCATCCAAAGAAACCACAGCTGCAAGCCTCCCCCTGATACTTACTCCTTTACGAACCAAGTAGAGTGCCAGATCAGTGGACAGCATCTCAGGGCTCAGAGCCTTCTCCATGTTCTCCTTGTGGATCTGCAGAAGGACAGTCAAAGGAGACATTATCATCAGCTCCTCCTTGGGTGACACGTTAGCGGTCACAGCGAGGGGACTTCATCTGGAAGGGACCTGGCTCCAAAAGGGCCTTCCGACCCCCTGAGCCATCATGGAGCCATCATGAGGGCTGTGGGTGAGCCTCTGAAGAGCCTTCATCTTAGGACCAGCCTAGAGCTCCCTGACCTGCATTACTCAAAGACTGTGCTGCCCAGCCACACTCAATAGCAAGAGGCTGAGGCCTTACCTGGAGGGTAGAAATCACTCCAGTGGCAATCTGGAGCACAGCATTCAGGGTGTCCACAACATCAAAGACAGCCTCCTTGTCCTCCTGCATTAGAACAGGGATGGAAATTGCTGTAAGTCAACCCGATGCAGCCCAAAAGCCCAATGGTCTGAGCAGCCCAGCCAGCAGAACAGGCACATCATCCCAGAGGCTCTGGCTAGAGGCCAGGGTGTCCGCTGCAGCGTGCTGTGCCTCAGCCCCTTTCTCAGCATCCTGCACACAATCAAAATCTGTGCAGGGAAATGGAGTGGCAAGACTGCTCAAGAGTAGAAGCCAGCTGTgtctgctcagagaggtggtgtggAAACTAACATCTGTTTTACCTGCAGATCCTTGTTGTAGGTGCTTGGAAGTCCTTTGAGAACCATGAGCAtagcagagagctgcagagagaaacAGGGGAGGGCGTTAGTTCTAGGAAGAGAAGGACTTTGTCCCAGCAGAGGCTCAGAGCCTAGACCGGGcacatttcttttcacagagGCAAGAAGGAGGAACATTCTTCAGCCCTAGTATGAGCAGCTTCTCCATCCTGCTGCCTTCTGTAGCAGGCTCACCCGTCCAAACACTCGTCCAGCTTTGCTGCGGATCAGCTCCATACTATCGGGGTTCTTCTTCTGAGGCATGAGGCTGCTGCCAGTGCTGAAAGAAAAGTGCGTAGAGCGTAACGGTGAGCAAGACCCCAGTCCATGCAGTCACAGGTCATGCAACGTACTGGCCCAGCCCTCCAAAGGTGATAAGTAGGtgccccttccctggacacCTTTGTAGGGTGTCGGAAAGCAGTGAACTAACCGGGTTTCTCACGTATCCTAAAGCAGAGCTTTTGGTTTTGCGGTCTTGTCTGGGGCTACCACAGAGTCCTGCCTCTCAAAGGGGCAGCAAAAAGGAGGCTTCCCCCCAAGCCGTTCCATAGCTGGTATGAGCAGGCCAGCCCAAGTGTTGCTGTGGCCTCAGAGAGGGAGGGCTGTGGCTGTGCCACCCTGAGAGACAGGAAGTCTGTTAGGACTGCAAACCCGGCTAGTCAGGGAAGGGCTTTGGCAGGCATtcccagcagaggaggaagTTCCCTCTGCCGGCAGTTGCTGGGGAGGAGTGTCTGCTGAAGGCAGGCTCGGTTGAGTTCCCAGGATCAGAAATAAGCCGTCATTGCTGAGGAATGTTCACCCTAAGGCTGCCTTTCTGCCAGCCTTTTAATGCTGTGTCAGCCGTGTGCAGCAGGGTGACCCCAACCCCTGCCTCATTCTCCCAGGTGAGGATAGCTGAGGAGGAGGGACTGAGGGAGAGGGGCTTTCTGCCCAGAGTCCACAGACCTACCTGTAAGCATCAGAGAAGGTTAGGAAGCCAAACTCGCTGGTACTGTAGATGATGAGATCTTCGGCCATCTTGCTAAGGTGGATCATCATCAGGGTGGCCATAGAGAGGAATTCCActgcagagaaggcaggaaaTTGGGAGGTGAAAAAGGTGTTGGTTTGCCTGACAACCCAGGGAGCCCTGAGTGGGGTTTAAAAACGAGCAAACAGATTTTTTGCGTAATTACTTCCTAGTGAGGGATTTCAGGTCCCTTAGTAAGGGAGGTGAGCTGGGGAGGCCTCAGAAGCCTACTTCTAGAACTGCGGTGGGAAGAAGCGATCGAGTTGTGCTTACCCACAAAGTCTCTCTCGCTAACGGCATCCATGCTGTTGAAGGTGATGGAAGCAAAGTCCAGCTCTGTAAGGAAGGTGATGGGCAGAGGAGGTCAGGCTTGGCAGGACTGGAGCTTGAACGCAGCAGGATGCCCCAGCATGCAGGTGACTGGGAGCCCTTAAGGTGCCCCAGGAACACAAACACGCTGAGCGAGCTTTTGTTATTAGCCCCAGGCAGCCAGTGTGCAGCAGAGGTGGATCTGGTTATGCTCCCACCCTGCAGGCATCTGCTGTCCCATAGCAGTAAAAAGCCTTCTGGCTTATTGAGTCGCGAGGAGCTGCCTCCCACCTGTGTCACTGAGCATCAGATCATATTCATTGTTTGGATTTATTACCCTCCACCCCTGTGTTAAGGTGCTGCAACGCATCCCAGATCACATCAAGACAATGGATCGGTGCTTCCCCAAGTCCCAGACATTATGAGTAGACCTGTGCCTCTCAGTCATGGGGAGACACCTACCACTACGCAGAAGCTCTCTATCGATTCCCAGTGGGTTGCCAGCCAGAGCACCGCTgccagggaagaaagaaacaaaagtcaTGCGTGATACCCTGCACACTTCAACCAAAACCTAGCTCTAGCAGGCAGTGGTGACACCCCTCCGAAGGCTTCCCTCCCCCAGTTCAGTCTCATGTCACACAGTGTGGCCTGAGGCTCAGCAGACCCTGAACTAGACCAGAAGCTCTCTTCCAAAGAGGAAGGGTTGCTTGATGAAAGCCTGGTAGTTCTTCATTTCAAGAAGGGAGAAGAACAGTACCTCTGTGGCGAGTGTCTTCCCTTTGGAACGGTCTTCTCTTTGGTGAGAGAAGCAAGGCTTGTGCCCTAGCAGCTCTGCAGCGCGTGTGGCGCACACGCCGCAGGGGTTCAGGGGTATAGAGATCTGCCTCTCAGCCATTTTTGCAGAGCAAAGTGAACTTACACAGAAAGTAAACTTTACCTTCCCAAAGGCAAGACGTTGATCCTCCTCTTCACCTCTCCCAGGCGCTCAGAATCACGCATCAGTGCAAAAGCATGgctaggaaaaaaacatcatGACAGATGAAGCACCTGAAGTCAGAAAATGCCACAAGGGCCAAGAGGTAGCTGTGGCCAAAGGACGGAGCGTACGGGGAGTCAGCCTCTACTGCCCGCTCAGCGCTTGGGTCCCCGGTTGGTCAGAGCCACGCAGGGACACAGGGAGCTCCTGTTCCCGGTTGCAAGGCTACCTCTGGTTTGTCACCAGCCTGGGCTGCCCCC
This portion of the Phalacrocorax aristotelis chromosome 18, bGulAri2.1, whole genome shotgun sequence genome encodes:
- the LOC142066002 gene encoding argininosuccinate lyase-like: MAAEGDKLWGGRFTGTMDPIMEIFNASITYDQRLYEFDIQGSMAYAKALEKTGILTKTDLEKILSGLEKISEEWSKGTFVVKKSDEDIHTANERRLKELIGDIAGKLHTGRSRNDQVVTDLKLFMKNSLSVISTHLLQLVKALVERAAAEMDIIFPGYTHLQKAQPIRWSQFLLSHAFALMRDSERLGEVKRRINVLPLGSGALAGNPLGIDRELLRSELDFASITFNSMDAVSERDFVVEFLSMATLMMIHLSKMAEDLIIYSTSEFGFLTFSDAYSTGSSLMPQKKNPDSMELIRSKAGRVFGRLSAMLMVLKGLPSTYNKDLQEDKEAVFDVVDTLNAVLQIATGVISTLQIHKENMEKALSPEMLSTDLALYLVRKGMPFRQAHNASGKAVRLAESKGVTLNNLSQDDLKTISPLFGSDVSQVFNMVNSVEQYTAMGGTAKSSVTAQIEQLRELMKRHKE